The region ACAACAACCCTGCTGCCTTTGGGATTGTGGTGGGGTTCAAGGTACAGCTCTACTTTACGGCCACGTTGGTACTGGCGAGTGGGGGCATTCTGGAGCACTACATTCTCATGCAtctctttctctttctcaCACTTGCCATCTTCTACAAGACCTCCAAGAGTGACCCCGGGCTAATTCCCAGGAACACAAGCATTCAGGAGGCACACAGGGTAAGTACAAAACAGCAGTATCAAACTTTACTACCCACTAATTAGATTTTgttaactacatgtagcacTACTACCATTAGCCATGGTGTCCATACTGCTGCCGCCTACATTGTAGTACTTGTGTGtggtgatgtcataattatgatagtcgTTTATTTATGTGTGTAGGTGTTTGTGGATCTTTGCGAGAAGGGCCTCTATACTGACTCCGCCTTCTGTGCAACATGCCTGGTGAGTTAACTATTAGAGGGTATAGTCACATGATCACCACCCCCCCTCCACAGGTTCGCCGCCCCCTTCGTTCCAAGCACTGTGCAGCGTGTAACCAGTGTGTGGCGAGGTTCGACCACCATTGCCCGTGGATCAATAACTGTGTGGGTCTGCGCAATCATAAGATGTTCCTGGCCTACCTAGTGTGTCTGTTGGTGATGCTCACCTGGGCTGCAAAGGACTCTCTGCtctgtaagtacatgtatgtgcatgtgtgggttGATGTGTGCACTACAGTACATTGTACCTgcctatacactgtacatgtatgtccatAATTACTAGTGTTTGTAACCAACATCATAACCTGTCTCAGATGTCAATTTCCGACCCTTTTTCGAAGTCGATAACTTATTGTTTTTGCCAATAATGGGACCGATCAAACTTGTAAGAGGATCCCTATTTGTCTCTCTCCCACTCAGACCTCTACCATTACCACCCGGCTGACCACGGCAACTTCATCGTGAGGTCGTATCATTACATCACCGTAGACCCCTGGATGGGTTACGTCCTCCTCTCCTGCTTCCTGCACATGACCTGGGTGTCTCTGCTGCTACTGGGACAGCTCTTCCAGGTGATCATGTGATCCTATTGATTTGTCATGTGATCTAAGCCcgtggtcatgtgatgtcccTTCAGGTCATCTGTCAAGGATTCACCACAAACGAGCTGCGGAATCGCTACAGATACGACTACTTTGCCAAGTTTGGAGGCTCGAATCCATTCCAGTGAGTCACATGATaatcacatgataatcataCTTATACGCATTATGAAGATTGAAACTGTATCTGAGGTATTGTGATGCTTATGTAGCACACTGCATAGTATCTGCAGGTGCTGTAACTATACTGACCTTGTTTACTGCAGTCGTGGAGTGCTGGCTAATTGTGCTGATTTCTTTGGGTTCACGTGCTGTCAGCCGGCCAAGGTGGACTGGACTAACACGTATGACCTGCCCCGGAACTACAGTGAGGCGGTGACACTGGCCAACGAGGAGGAGGAGTCTCAGAGCGTCAAAATACCCCTCCCCTTTAGCTCCACTTGGGACCCCTCTGGCAAGAAGCAGCATcgcaggtgtgtgtgtttgtgtgagtgtgtgtgtgtgtggttgggtgggtgagtgggtgggtgtatgagtgtgtgtgtgtgagtgtgtgtgtgagtgtgtgtgtgtgattgggtgggtgtatgagtgtgtgtgagtgtgtgtgtgtgtgtgtgtgtgtgtgtgtgtgtgtgtgtgtgtgtgtgtgagtgtgtgtgtgtgtgtgtgtgtggttgggtgggtgggtgggtgggtgggtgtatgAGTACTGTATCTGGATGTTTATCAAATTGGATTTTTTGCTAggatgttacatgtacagtagtaaaCACTACACTAATAATGTATGTCTCTttacctcctacacacacacaggactcaTGGTGGTGGTGGGAGGAACGGCTATGTGAGCTCTGACGAGGAGAGCACCACTTGTCAACAACAGTTTGCAGCCAACCAAGAGTTCTCCATTTAAACAATCAAAACTATGTAGATTTCAGCCATATTTTCTGTatgtattaattttagaaCTGTATAGTTTCTCTATTCTTAACGTGTGAACTCTTAATATCTAATTGTATGACCATTTGATTTTTGTATTGTTTTCATTAGGAATTTTTTCATTGAAAAACAGGTTGAAAACAGTTGTGTGCCAGAAaatattatactataattatacataattatacatgtacgtcgTAAgtattgaataattatgagatgTGATTTTACCACATAAATCTCTGAAGTTGTTGTGAGTCAGGCCACAGAAATGGTTTATACAGAAAGGCATACAGTGTAAATACATTCACACACGAGTACAATAGCAGTTCAGCCATGAGGGGTAGCATGTTGTTGCCATGGCCACTCGGCATGTGGAGCCTGTAGATGAGGTAGGGGATGATGAAATAGCGGAACTCCAGCAGCCTCTGTGGCACCACCGTCATGAAACAACAGACAGTGAAAAGCAGAATCCAGAGAAACGACCTAGTTCTTGCTGCAGTGAAAGTGGCGACAATAGTTGATAATTCTTTGTACATAAACTTATTAAACAGATAATTAAAGATTATGCTAATGCTACAGTATGTACACTACGTAGCAACAATACTTATAATGAGCACTTGGAAATGGTACGTACTGCATATGAAGGATTATAGTACACCCGGTACTGGCACATACTCACAGAGTGTATAGAGGATGGCGGTGATGGAGACGGAGTAGAGTGGGAGGAGCCAGTACCTCACAGTCAGGTGTACTCGGAACACATTCTTCCACAGATAGAATGGATAGTGTCTGTTGTCGGCCAACAGGTAGGGATGGGCGTACCTGAAGAGGGGGGGACATCACCACTACAAAACACTCGTCTAGGCTAACAAAAGTAACCCCTCCAAATGATTATAACTGTGCTTGATTACCAATACAGTATGGACAACTATGTCGAATTAACTATGCTTTACGGGAAACTgctgcacacccacacacgtaaCTCAACACAtctactgaataattatataatatgctCTTACGTGAAATAATGGACAGCCAAGGCTCCAGTCAGTGCAATGAATACAAGGGCCAggctccacttcagtcttgtGATCAGTGCTCGTAGTAGACCAGAGGTGTGATGAAGGAGGATATGAGGTGAGGAGAAGACACAAGTGAACACAGCCAGATAGAAGAGCTGTGGGAGATGGAGACAGGGGACGTGATGAGTCTTATCCCCCATTACCAGGGAGCCATTCAAGACAATGAATGTAGCAAACAGAAGCACCACCGCAAGATAAGGCCACAGTGTTAGGAGCAGTGTCAAGAGGTGGGAGAGGAGGGACTTAACGATGGCAGCTGGGTAGGAGAGCATCAGGTGATCTCCTGCAGGGAAACATAAAACTAGTTGATACAAAGACACAATACATGATAACACACGAGCCTTGTATTAacatttgtataattataattatagagtgtgGTGGAGAATTTACACTAGCTAACCCCATTGCGGCacgaaacataattataagtacactACGATGCTGTGTACCTTTGGTGTGTTTGGTGAAGGTCGGCTCGATGATCTCCACAGCAGCGGCCCCTCCCACAAACACCAGCCACACAATGGACGTCTGTCTGAAGCACACACCAAACAACAGCACCTGCATCATGAATggacataatttattattatcataAGTTTTAACAGAAACCATAACTTTGGTTTCGCTTTATAGGTATCACTAAGTTTGTCTCATGATGAAAACCCTCTAGTTCAGAACATCATAACACATGATTGTTGCTATTGATAACTGTGGTTACTTACTATGGCAGACAGGAGATGGTTTCCTCTGAGGCTGAGGGCGTAGCCAAGTAGGACGAGGAGGGTGGCCCCCGTGTCagtatagtagaggaaggaGAAGAAGTACAACACTGGGAACAGTGTCATATTCACAGAGGAGAGTACAgctggcgtgtgtgtgtgtgtgtgtgtgttgtgtgtgtgtgtgtgtgggggggtaagTATGtgtaaatgtgtgtgtggggggggggttacaaGTACTAGAAGTAACAGTCTCTACTAGTGCATATTGTGTTGTACAACAGCAAGCTCTAGCATGAAACTTGTGAGGAGAACCTACCAAAAATAGGCCTTAAAAATCATGGGTGAATTTTAGTCGCGGTATTTGTGTCAATATTTCCCTCACCTACGGAGATGCTTGTGCTGTGCAGTTTCCTGTGTAACCAATAGAGACAGAGGAATAGGAGGAGAGAGGAGATGAGGTTCTGAGCTCTGAGGAGGGGGGATTGACAGAGGCTCTCCGTGGACATGCCCAGCAGTCGGGAGACAGGGGAGAGCCACGCCACACTGGATAGGTACCTGTACACGGTGATACgtataatataaattatagattgtgttacgtacatgtacaacaacaTAGGGATGTTCTATTATACCCTACATGGTTCCTACAGATAATTGTAACATGACGTATCAACGCGtgtatatgtacgtatgtacatgcacgttgATGCTCACTCACAGTCCCGGCAGAGTGGTGATCATGGGGTCCCAGTGTGAGAAGTTGCCACGGCAGTACGCCTGAACTTGAGGAATGTGAAACACCTCATCCTGCAGTCAGgggtatgtatacataataaattTGTATTTAATTTAATATTAAGTATTGTTCGACGTGTACGAAGGTGACTATGCAATCAACAGGTTCAGTTCCATGGCTATAGATTCACCCACCATGTATGGATCTGGCTGGTGTGAGTTAACCAGCATAGCAACCAGAGCACCCCCAACACCTAGACAGAACACAGCCACTTGAAACATGTTCCCTTCTTCTTCTTATGGGTTCGGCCACGTGGGTGGTGCATGGtgctaatgatattcatagctggAAGTTAATTCATGGCCTGACTTTTAGCTCCAGGCGAGGTCAAACCGCAATTAGGCTTACACACCCATCCTTTTTTGTTTTAGCTACTGACCTCCGTTTACCTGACCTCTGCAA is a window of Halichondria panicea chromosome 13, odHalPani1.1, whole genome shotgun sequence DNA encoding:
- the LOC135346123 gene encoding dol-P-Glc:Glc(2)Man(9)GlcNAc(2)-PP-Dol alpha-1,2-glucosyltransferase-like: MFQVAVFCLGVGGALVAMLVNSHQPDPYMDEVFHIPQVQAYCRGNFSHWDPMITTLPGLYLSSVAWLSPVSRLLGMSTESLCQSPLLRAQNLISSLLLFLCLYWLHRKLHSTSISVAVLSSVNMTLFPVLYFFSFLYYTDTGATLLVLLGYALSLRGNHLLSAIVLLFGVCFRQTSIVWLVFVGGAAAVEIIEPTFTKHTKGDHLMLSYPAAIVKSLLSHLLTLLLTLWPYLAVVLLFATFIVLNGSLVMGDKTHHVPCLHLPQLFYLAVFTCVFSSPHILLHHTSGLLRALITRLKWSLALVFIALTGALAVHYFTYAHPYLLADNRHYPFYLWKNVFRVHLTVRYWLLPLYSVSITAILYTLSRTRSFLWILLFTVCCFMTVVPQRLLEFRYFIIPYLIYRLHMPSGHGNNMLPLMAELLLYSCVNVFTLYAFLYKPFLWPDSQQLQRFMW